ATTATTTTCCCACTGTTTACCCATATTAGCTAAAAAAGATTCTCCATCATTTATTCCAAAAATCCCAGAACTAAAAACTCCAATATATCCATAATCTTGTAAGTTTGAAATTGCGATATTTAAGGTATGACCCCCACCCATTGATAATCCAGCAATAGCAGTGTGAGATTTATCATTTAAAATTCTATAATTATTTTCAACGAAAGGTTTAATTTCTGATAAAAAATCTTCAATAAATTCATCTTTTGTTGGGCGAAGCATTCCAAATTGAAATGGTTTTGTATGTCCAGCCGGCATTACAATTATCATCGGTTTAATTTTATTTTCAGCAAGTAAATTATCGATAATGAAACCGGCTCTTCCTACTGTTGACCAAGCATCATCGCTATCATATGCTCCGTGCAATAAATAAAATACCGGATAACTTTCATTACTATTTTGGTATCCAGGAGGAGTATAAATGTGCATTCTTCTATTTTTATTTAACGATTCTGAATAATAACATATCTCAGAAATTGCTCCGTGAGGGATATTTTTATTATCCATAAATTCTTTCCCGCTCACATAGAACAGACTCCAATTATTCATATTGGATTCACTAATTTCTGTTCTTTTGGGATCAACAATTGAAATGCCATCAACATTAAAATTGTATCTGTATGCTCCGGGTGTAACCGGTCCAACTGTAATTGACCACACTCCATTATCTTCCCTAATCATTTTACCATTCTGATAAATATTTGGGATATCTCCACCTCCAACTGAGACATTTTTTGCTTCGGGAGCATAAATGCTTAATGTTACTTTTCCATCTGAATGAACTTTTATTGAATTAAGTGTGTCATTTGGTGTTGGTTGATAATTTTGAGCATAATTTGAGTTTGTCATAAAAATAGTTGTGATTAAAATTAAAAGAAAATTTTTCATGTATCTCTCACTAATAAATTTCTAAAATTGAGTTACCTTCTGCATCAAAATAGCAAATTTTTGATGTATTTATTTTGAATTCAACTTCGGGTCCAATTTTCAGCTCTTTTTATATTACAATTCTTCACTAAATATTAATGCTTCAAAATAAAATAAATACTTTTTTATTTCCTTATGGCTCAGTTAATTTGATTTTCTAAGATGCTCTTCCCTAATTATTTTTCTTAACAAATCCCAAATTTTTTAATCCGATTTGTATAA
The nucleotide sequence above comes from Ignavibacteriota bacterium. Encoded proteins:
- a CDS encoding esterase — its product is MKNFLLILITTIFMTNSNYAQNYQPTPNDTLNSIKVHSDGKVTLSIYAPEAKNVSVGGGDIPNIYQNGKMIREDNGVWSITVGPVTPGAYRYNFNVDGISIVDPKRTEISESNMNNWSLFYVSGKEFMDNKNIPHGAISEICYYSESLNKNRRMHIYTPPGYQNSNESYPVFYLLHGAYDSDDAWSTVGRAGFIIDNLLAENKIKPMIIVMPAGHTKPFQFGMLRPTKDEFIEDFLSEIKPFVENNYRILNDKSHTAIAGLSMGGGHTLNIAISNLQDYGYIGVFSSGIFGINDGESFLANMGKQWENNNLEVLNNVDLKKDLKLFWFATGKDDFLLETTRSTVNLLKKHDFNIIYKETDGGHTWENWRDYLFEFSQLLFK